The genomic DNA CCGGGTCGGCCAGGGGGGTGGTGCCGGTCTTGCCGAAGAGCACGGCGGGCAGCACCAGGGCCGGGAGCACCGAGGCCGGGATGAACCGGAGCATCCGGTGGGCGGCCTGGGGCAGGGGGATGCGCTCCATGAGCAGGATGAAGGAGAGCCGGATAAGGTAGGTGCCAAGTCCCAGGATGGGAACAACGACCCAATAGGTGGACATGTCGATCACGGGTGGGCCTCCTGCTTGACGGATGCCCGGTCGCGGCGGCGTTCGGCGAGGTATCCGGCGGCGATGCCTGTGGCCGAGGCCAGGATCAGGCCGAGGTTGAAGGGCAGTCTTGCGGCCAGACAGGCC from Pseudodesulfovibrio aespoeensis Aspo-2 includes the following:
- a CDS encoding AzlD domain-containing protein, with product MSTYWVVVPILGLGTYLIRLSFILLMERIPLPQAAHRMLRFIPASVLPALVLPAVLFGKTGTTPLADPARTGAALVAMLVAWKTRNTLATIGAGMAALWTLQAVL